Proteins from a genomic interval of Nostoc sp. TCL240-02:
- a CDS encoding CHAT domain-containing protein: MDKQGMQAYVKLIKQLLGCATQWLLGLAGHFVAAVLLDYNLEQAIAAYQFALQVYTHEAFRELWALTQYQLAVAYGKRIKGESIDNVELAISAYELALQVYTREAFPQQWAMTQNNLAVDYLYRIKGERADNLELAIAACELALQVYTRKAFPQDWARTQNNLANAYRERIKGERADNLELAIAACELALQVYTRKAFPQDWARTQNNLANAYLYRIKGGKADNLEQAISAHKLALQVYTREAFPQDWAQTQNNLANAYRERIKGVKADNLELAIAACELALEVYTRETFPQSWAQTQNSLANAYLYRIKGEKADNLELAVSTYKLVLQVYTHEAFPQNWALTQNNLAIAYRERIKGERADNLDLAVSAYELALQVRTCEAFPQDWAQTHNNLAIAYLYRVKGDRADNIELAIAACELALQVYTHEAFPQDWAHTQNDLAIAYRNRIKGDRADNIELAIAACELALQVYTRGAFPQDWAQTHNNLANAYLYRIKGEKADNLELAISAYELALQVRTREAFPQDWAQTRNNLAVAYSLRIKGERADNLEQAITAYELALQVYTHEAFPKDCQMTARNLGILYFEQQTWVKAASAYTKALEAGEILYQSAILLDGKAAELAEINDLPRLAAYALARSGDLQAAVLTLEQGRARGLSESLDRDRADLTQLQQLAPSLYTQYANTTIQLRNLETQQRLRMTSDDRHSLTPEVLRTEALQLRQTLTEIIDQIHQVPGYEDFLAQPSFDDIYQALRPSVPLVYLVPTSAGSFALIVTQDCITNIWFDDFTEANLRELLYGRADDSNLGGWLGAYRQPQSNHQAWLDAIDQGTRQLWEPVMSPLINHLQQRNFQQATLIPTGILSLLPLHAAWVEDSTTPTGRYYALDAIHFTYAPNARSLSTAQEIAQRTFADSILAIDEPKHDGAKPLPNSTREVKVAVTTFQNPNILRQEQATREAVLAALPHYKILHCSCHGNAELEEPLKSGLAMTGEGEKAILTLRDLLNLKLVENNQGGIRLAILSACETALAGIELADEAISLPTGLLQAGVAGVVASLWSVSEISTMVLLTRFYTLWRDQHLEPSKALITAQKWLRDAEPRDIVAHCETFIPELASKKGDLYRSLKYDYSHPYYWAAFSYTGV, from the coding sequence ATGGATAAACAAGGGATGCAGGCTTATGTGAAGCTGATTAAGCAGCTTTTAGGTTGTGCAACACAGTGGCTCTTGGGGCTGGCAGGACATTTTGTAGCGGCTGTTCTCTTGGACTATAACCTCGAACAAGCCATTGCTGCTTATCAATTCGCGCTGCAAGTATATACCCATGAAGCCTTTCGCGAACTGTGGGCATTAACCCAGTATCAACTGGCAGTTGCCTACGGCAAGCGCATCAAAGGGGAGAGTATTGATAACGTCGAACTAGCGATTAGTGCTTATGAACTCGCACTGCAAGTTTATACCCGTGAAGCCTTTCCCCAACAGTGGGCTATGACTCAGAATAATCTGGCAGTTGACTACCTTTATCGCATCAAAGGAGAGAGGGCTGATAATCTCGAATTAGCCATCGCCGCCTGTGAACTCGCGCTGCAAGTTTATACCCGTAAAGCCTTTCCCCAAGATTGGGCACGGACCCAGAATAATTTGGCAAATGCCTACAGGGAGCGTATCAAAGGAGAGAGGGCTGATAATCTCGAATTAGCCATCGCCGCCTGTGAACTCGCGCTGCAAGTTTATACCCGTAAAGCCTTTCCCCAAGATTGGGCACGGACCCAGAATAATTTGGCAAATGCATACCTTTACCGTATAAAAGGGGGGAAGGCTGATAATCTTGAACAAGCAATTAGCGCCCATAAACTCGCGCTGCAAGTTTATACCCGTGAAGCCTTTCCACAAGATTGGGCACAGACCCAGAATAATTTGGCAAATGCCTACAGAGAGCGCATCAAAGGGGTGAAGGCTGATAATCTCGAATTAGCCATCGCTGCCTGTGAACTCGCGCTGGAAGTTTATACTCGTGAAACCTTTCCTCAAAGTTGGGCACAGACCCAGAATAGTCTGGCAAATGCCTACCTTTACCGTATTAAAGGAGAGAAGGCTGATAACCTCGAACTAGCAGTTAGCACCTATAAACTTGTGCTGCAAGTTTATACCCATGAAGCATTTCCCCAAAATTGGGCATTGACCCAGAATAATCTGGCAATTGCCTACAGGGAGCGTATCAAAGGAGAAAGGGCTGATAACCTTGATCTAGCGGTTAGCGCCTATGAACTCGCCCTGCAAGTCAGAACCTGTGAAGCCTTTCCCCAAGATTGGGCACAGACCCATAATAATCTGGCAATTGCCTACCTTTACCGTGTAAAAGGGGACAGGGCTGATAACATCGAACTAGCTATCGCTGCCTGTGAACTCGCCCTACAAGTTTATACCCATGAAGCCTTTCCCCAAGATTGGGCACACACACAGAATGATCTGGCAATCGCCTACAGGAATCGTATAAAAGGGGACAGGGCTGATAACATCGAACTAGCTATCGCTGCCTGTGAACTTGCCCTACAAGTTTATACCCGTGGAGCCTTTCCCCAAGATTGGGCACAGACCCATAATAATCTAGCAAATGCCTACCTTTACCGTATCAAAGGGGAGAAGGCTGATAACCTCGAATTAGCGATTAGCGCCTATGAACTTGCGCTGCAAGTCAGAACCCGTGAAGCTTTTCCCCAAGATTGGGCACAGACCCGTAATAATCTGGCAGTAGCCTACAGCCTCCGCATCAAAGGGGAGCGGGCTGATAACCTTGAACAGGCGATCACTGCCTATGAACTCGCCCTACAAGTTTATACCCATGAAGCATTTCCCAAGGACTGCCAAATGACTGCGCGCAACCTCGGCATCCTTTACTTTGAGCAACAAACCTGGGTAAAAGCCGCTAGTGCATACACCAAAGCCCTTGAAGCAGGCGAAATCCTCTACCAATCAGCCATCTTGCTTGATGGCAAAGCTGCCGAACTTGCCGAAATTAATGATTTGCCGCGCCTCGCTGCTTATGCCCTTGCCCGTAGTGGCGACCTGCAAGCGGCTGTCCTCACTCTAGAACAAGGTCGCGCCCGTGGACTCAGTGAAAGCCTAGATCGAGACAGAGCAGACCTCACCCAACTTCAGCAACTCGCCCCCAGTCTTTATACTCAATACGCAAATACCACCATCCAACTCCGCAACCTCGAAACCCAACAACGTCTGCGGATGACCTCAGATGATCGCCATAGTCTCACCCCCGAAGTCCTCCGCACCGAAGCCCTTCAACTGCGCCAAACCCTGACGGAAATTATTGACCAGATCCACCAAGTTCCTGGCTATGAAGACTTCTTGGCTCAACCCAGCTTCGATGACATTTACCAAGCTCTCCGCCCTAGCGTTCCCCTTGTCTACCTCGTCCCTACTTCTGCCGGAAGCTTTGCTCTCATTGTCACTCAAGACTGCATTACCAATATTTGGTTTGATGACTTTACTGAAGCTAATCTGCGAGAGTTGCTGTATGGTCGCGCCGATGATTCCAATCTAGGTGGATGGTTGGGAGCATACAGGCAACCTCAATCCAACCACCAAGCATGGCTAGACGCGATAGACCAAGGCACTCGCCAACTCTGGGAACCCGTGATGTCACCCCTAATCAACCACCTCCAGCAGCGCAATTTTCAGCAAGCGACCCTCATTCCCACGGGAATCCTCAGCTTGCTTCCTCTCCACGCGGCCTGGGTTGAAGATTCTACCACTCCCACTGGCAGGTACTACGCCCTGGATGCCATCCACTTTACCTATGCCCCCAACGCCCGATCGCTCTCAACGGCTCAGGAAATTGCTCAAAGGACTTTCGCAGATTCGATACTAGCAATTGATGAACCCAAACATGATGGCGCTAAACCCTTACCTAACTCAACACGAGAAGTTAAAGTTGCTGTTACGACTTTCCAAAATCCCAACATTCTCCGTCAAGAACAAGCAACCAGAGAGGCCGTTCTCGCTGCATTACCCCATTACAAAATTTTGCACTGTTCCTGCCACGGCAACGCTGAACTGGAAGAACCCCTCAAAAGTGGTCTTGCAATGACAGGTGAAGGTGAAAAAGCCATCCTTACTCTGCGTGACCTCCTCAACCTCAAACTGGTGGAAAATAACCAGGGTGGTATCCGCCTCGCTATTCTCTCCGCTTGCGAAACTGCATTGGCAGGGATTGAACTGGCGGATGAAGCCATCAGCCTACCCACAGGCTTACTTCAGGCAGGTGTTGCCGGAGTCGTCGCTTCCCTCTGGTCGGTCTCCGAGATTAGTACAATGGTTCTACTAACTCGGTTTTACACACTTTGGCGTGACCAGCACTTAGAGCCATCAAAAGCTTTAATCACAGCCCAAAAATGGCTCCGGGATGCCGAGCCGCGTGATATAGTTGCTCACTGTGAAACATTTATTCCCGAACTCGCATCCAAAAAAGGGGATTTATATCGATCGCTGAAATATGATTACTCCCATCCCTACTACTGGGCAGCCTTCAGCTACACCGGAGTTTAA
- a CDS encoding orange carotenoid protein N-terminal domain-containing protein → MTSTNVNFLEQSVSKFQRLDADDRLTVLALLYTEICDEIPSLCLNNVPNENTANLVAQIQNLPQAEQLFALRQLLNKDEVAETAILTEEYASMNADDKLGFWYQLAQNLGTSIIGIPDDYIPSEKAIEVVDLLHTPNIEDLVAFFKRVL, encoded by the coding sequence ATGACTTCTACAAACGTCAACTTTTTAGAACAAAGTGTATCAAAATTTCAGCGTTTGGATGCAGACGATCGCTTGACTGTCTTAGCCTTACTTTATACTGAAATTTGTGATGAAATTCCGTCGCTCTGTCTCAATAATGTACCAAATGAAAACACTGCGAATTTAGTTGCACAAATTCAAAACCTGCCACAGGCGGAACAGTTGTTTGCTTTGCGCCAGTTGCTAAACAAAGATGAAGTAGCAGAAACAGCAATTCTTACTGAAGAGTACGCTTCAATGAACGCTGATGATAAATTGGGTTTTTGGTATCAATTAGCCCAAAACTTGGGAACTTCTATCATCGGCATACCAGATGACTATATACCTTCTGAAAAAGCTATAGAAGTAGTAGATTTACTTCACACGCCAAACATCGAAGATTTAGTGGCTTTCTTCAAGCGGGTGCTGTAG
- a CDS encoding glycosyltransferase translates to MGVILLGLMLLSLTIWLGLLCFWGQFWRTDQQLEVTETQLQSLPVVCVVVPARNEAEFIPTSLRSLLLQDYPGSFNVFLVDDRSTDRTANFAEGVAHAVGKPQQLHIISGESLPAGWSGKLWAVEQGIKSASKFTPDYFFLTDADIEHDPGNLRRLVAKAVQEDLDLVSVMVRLRCESFWEKLLIPAFVFFFQKLYPFRWVNNPNNPTAGAAGGSILIAREALERIGGIQVIRQALIDDCALAQVVKRGTGDWGLETREEFSQSPVPTKGRIWLGLSSLTRSLRPYDSLATIWDMVARTAYTQLNYSQLLLLGTLVGMPLIYLVPPICVILGAVWSNWAIALMGLLGWLLMSFAYYPTIRFYKCSPWLAFSLPAIAFLYTLMTLDSALRHWQGRGGAWKGRVYPS, encoded by the coding sequence ATGGGTGTAATTTTATTAGGATTGATGCTCTTATCCTTGACAATTTGGTTGGGATTACTGTGTTTTTGGGGACAGTTTTGGCGGACAGACCAGCAATTAGAGGTTACAGAAACTCAGCTACAATCTTTACCTGTGGTTTGTGTCGTCGTTCCAGCGCGTAACGAAGCTGAGTTCATCCCAACTAGCTTGCGATCGCTCCTACTCCAAGATTATCCTGGTTCTTTCAACGTGTTCTTAGTAGACGATCGCAGCACAGACCGGACAGCAAATTTCGCCGAAGGGGTTGCACACGCTGTAGGTAAACCCCAGCAATTGCATATTATTTCAGGTGAATCACTGCCTGCTGGTTGGTCGGGCAAACTTTGGGCTGTTGAGCAAGGTATAAAGAGCGCCAGTAAATTCACACCTGATTATTTTTTCCTGACCGACGCAGATATCGAACATGATCCTGGTAATCTTCGCCGACTCGTTGCAAAAGCTGTCCAAGAAGATTTAGACTTGGTTTCGGTAATGGTGCGACTTAGGTGTGAAAGCTTTTGGGAAAAACTTTTGATTCCGGCTTTCGTCTTTTTCTTCCAAAAACTCTATCCCTTTCGCTGGGTTAATAATCCCAACAATCCCACAGCAGGAGCAGCTGGGGGATCTATTCTGATCGCCCGTGAAGCTTTAGAGCGAATTGGAGGCATTCAAGTGATTCGCCAAGCTTTAATCGACGATTGTGCCCTAGCTCAGGTTGTTAAAAGAGGGACTGGAGACTGGGGACTGGAGACTAGGGAAGAGTTTTCCCAATCCCCAGTTCCCACTAAAGGACGTATCTGGCTAGGATTGAGTAGCTTGACTCGGAGTCTGCGTCCCTATGACTCGCTGGCGACGATTTGGGATATGGTTGCTCGTACTGCCTATACCCAACTAAACTATTCTCAATTACTACTATTAGGCACTTTAGTAGGAATGCCTCTGATTTATCTAGTTCCACCTATATGTGTAATTCTAGGTGCAGTTTGGAGCAATTGGGCGATCGCACTTATGGGTTTATTGGGATGGCTGTTGATGAGTTTCGCTTACTACCCGACAATCCGCTTTTATAAATGTTCTCCCTGGTTAGCCTTTAGTTTACCTGCGATCGCGTTTCTCTATACCCTGATGACTTTAGACTCAGCACTGCGTCACTGGCAAGGACGCGGCGGCGCTTGGAAAGGAAGAGTTTACCCCAGTTAG
- a CDS encoding DJ-1/PfpI/YhbO family deglycase/protease, with amino-acid sequence MTDHNNHSGKKKVAILIEQAVEDAEFTVPYNGLKQAGIEVVVLGSRMNEKYKGKRGKLSIQADGTTTEAIAAQFDAVIIPGGMAPDRMRRNINTVRFVEDATQQGKLVAAVCHGPQVLIEGDLLKGKQATGFIAIAKDMINAGANYLDEAVVVDGNLITSREPGDLPIFTTAILSRLGYGGKDAALPNEKDTSAEWWKLADAWGGSTKGDITRGLNNALAGERYSLEAFEKYLEKESDREVNSVFEEIIANKQRHIQKLETYIHHLGEKPSLGANIANQYAKVKTAFTGSDDIYQLRSALGDVQTGIGDIGNLSAMFTDPVATAIFKEIYHDLLRYEQRLVELYRARIGVNIQAPKPTTGAAVSM; translated from the coding sequence ATGACTGACCATAACAATCATTCCGGGAAGAAAAAAGTTGCCATCCTTATTGAACAGGCAGTAGAGGATGCAGAATTTACAGTTCCTTATAACGGACTAAAACAAGCTGGAATAGAGGTAGTAGTCCTTGGTTCCAGAATGAATGAAAAATATAAGGGTAAACGCGGCAAACTTAGTATCCAAGCTGATGGTACTACAACAGAAGCGATCGCAGCCCAATTCGATGCGGTGATAATTCCTGGTGGGATGGCTCCCGACAGAATGCGGCGCAACATCAACACAGTCCGCTTTGTCGAAGATGCCACACAACAAGGAAAACTAGTCGCTGCGGTTTGCCACGGGCCACAAGTTTTAATTGAAGGCGACTTGCTCAAAGGTAAACAAGCCACTGGTTTTATTGCTATTGCCAAGGATATGATTAACGCTGGCGCAAATTATCTAGATGAAGCAGTGGTAGTTGACGGGAATTTGATTACATCTCGTGAACCTGGAGACTTACCAATTTTTACCACAGCTATTTTAAGCCGTTTGGGTTATGGTGGCAAAGATGCTGCATTACCAAATGAGAAAGACACAAGTGCTGAATGGTGGAAGCTAGCTGATGCTTGGGGTGGCTCAACTAAAGGTGATATTACCAGAGGTTTAAATAATGCCCTTGCTGGTGAGCGTTATTCGTTAGAAGCATTTGAGAAATATTTGGAAAAAGAATCAGATAGGGAAGTCAACTCAGTCTTTGAAGAAATAATTGCAAATAAACAGCGCCATATTCAAAAGCTAGAAACCTATATTCATCATTTGGGCGAAAAACCCTCTTTAGGAGCAAATATTGCTAATCAGTATGCCAAGGTAAAAACTGCCTTTACAGGAAGTGATGACATATATCAGTTACGTTCTGCTTTAGGTGATGTGCAAACTGGTATTGGCGATATTGGTAATTTGTCTGCAATGTTCACTGACCCGGTAGCAACTGCTATTTTCAAAGAAATTTATCACGATTTATTGAGATATGAACAGCGATTAGTAGAACTGTATCGGGCGCGGATAGGTGTTAATATTCAGGCTCCTAAACCGACTACAGGCGCGGCAGTGTCAATGTAA
- a CDS encoding DUF2267 domain-containing protein produces MEYNEFITHVQSLAQSDSREEAERATRATLETLKERIAGDEAEEIAKNLPPQLGNYLRGREGDSVQSFNLQEFIARASQKENIEPTTTAIHVRAVFAVLQNAISPEKFAALHAYFSHDYEELFAISPTGEVPA; encoded by the coding sequence GTGGAATACAACGAATTCATTACACATGTACAAAGCCTTGCCCAATCAGATTCTCGTGAAGAAGCAGAACGTGCTACCCGTGCCACACTAGAAACTCTAAAAGAACGGATAGCAGGTGATGAAGCAGAAGAAATAGCTAAAAATTTGCCTCCACAACTAGGCAATTATTTGCGAGGCAGAGAAGGAGATAGTGTTCAATCCTTTAACTTGCAGGAATTTATCGCTCGTGCAAGCCAAAAAGAAAACATCGAACCAACGACTACTGCAATTCATGTGCGGGCTGTATTTGCTGTATTGCAAAATGCTATTAGCCCAGAAAAGTTTGCTGCACTTCACGCCTATTTCTCTCACGATTATGAAGAACTATTTGCTATTTCACCAACAGGTGAAGTACCTGCATAA
- a CDS encoding DUF6335 family protein, whose translation MAEKNHNDEIQTNDLPQEITESYGTGVKELPGYNIGGSSIREERREYTETSPELTGGDVDAYWQDADAVGDEAVGGSTATPNKNVTEELEAAVGLEMADSEFLHTNDILEDRDGDRWELDPKSSEDYQERGE comes from the coding sequence ATGGCAGAAAAAAATCATAATGACGAAATTCAAACCAATGATTTGCCACAGGAAATTACCGAATCCTATGGCACTGGTGTGAAAGAGTTGCCAGGATACAATATTGGTGGTAGCTCAATTAGAGAAGAAAGACGTGAGTATACAGAAACTAGTCCTGAACTCACTGGTGGTGATGTTGATGCTTACTGGCAAGATGCAGATGCAGTTGGGGATGAAGCTGTTGGTGGTAGTACTGCAACTCCCAATAAGAATGTAACCGAGGAGCTAGAAGCGGCAGTAGGGCTAGAAATGGCTGATTCTGAGTTTCTGCATACCAATGATATTTTAGAGGATCGTGATGGCGATCGCTGGGAGTTAGATCCAAAGTCTTCTGAAGATTATCAAGAGCGGGGAGAATAA
- a CDS encoding orange carotenoid protein N-terminal domain-containing protein, protein MTYTQTSDPTIREHVQAWQKLDVDQQLALFWFIYKEMGGSITPAAPGASTVSPEIAEGLFNQVKELTHEQQLQVQRDLINKVDTQISREYGSLGDTTKLLFWYRLSQGMDNGTIIPVPSDYELPSESKALFGRIQGLAFEQQITLFRDYVSPMGAEAKAGAEI, encoded by the coding sequence ATGACATACACACAAACTAGCGATCCAACTATTCGCGAACATGTTCAGGCTTGGCAAAAATTGGATGTGGATCAACAACTAGCATTGTTCTGGTTCATTTACAAAGAAATGGGTGGTTCAATTACGCCAGCTGCTCCTGGTGCTAGCACTGTTTCGCCAGAAATCGCAGAAGGTTTGTTTAATCAAGTTAAGGAATTAACTCACGAACAACAATTACAAGTTCAGCGTGACTTGATTAATAAAGTAGATACCCAAATTTCTCGTGAATATGGTTCTTTGGGTGATACTACCAAACTACTATTTTGGTATCGATTATCTCAAGGTATGGATAATGGTACTATCATTCCTGTACCTTCTGACTATGAACTACCTTCAGAATCTAAAGCGTTGTTTGGTAGAATTCAAGGATTAGCCTTTGAGCAACAGATTACTCTTTTCCGTGATTATGTGTCGCCAATGGGTGCTGAAGCAAAAGCAGGTGCTGAAATTTAG
- a CDS encoding SRPBCC family protein, with the protein MSSTSEDKLSTNQTEAGEVERWASLIGGGAMVLMGLRQGSLRGALTALAGGGLIYQGATKQSTIQQAQQAIGINQPIKVEKTVTINKSAEELYRFWHNFENLPTFMKHLKSVKVYNEKRSHWIANAPLGKSVEWDADILEDRENEFISWASVEGADVDNSGFVRFQKAPGDVSRQATSCLRGTEVKVVLEYNPPGGALGATVAKLFGEEPEQQIGDELRRFKMLMETGEIATNEGQPSGHK; encoded by the coding sequence GTGAGTTCAACATCAGAGGATAAACTAAGTACTAATCAGACTGAAGCTGGTGAAGTAGAGCGTTGGGCATCTCTCATTGGTGGTGGTGCTATGGTGCTGATGGGTTTAAGGCAAGGTTCATTGCGGGGAGCGCTGACGGCTTTAGCTGGCGGTGGTTTGATTTATCAAGGTGCAACCAAGCAAAGCACAATCCAGCAAGCACAGCAAGCAATAGGAATAAACCAACCCATCAAAGTTGAAAAGACGGTAACAATTAACAAATCGGCAGAAGAATTGTATCGTTTTTGGCATAACTTTGAGAATTTGCCCACATTTATGAAGCATCTCAAATCTGTCAAAGTGTATAACGAAAAACGTTCTCACTGGATTGCCAATGCACCTTTGGGTAAGAGCGTGGAATGGGATGCAGATATTCTCGAAGATCGGGAAAATGAATTTATTTCTTGGGCTTCTGTAGAAGGTGCAGACGTTGATAATTCTGGTTTTGTCCGCTTTCAAAAAGCACCAGGTGATGTCTCACGACAAGCCACTTCGTGTCTACGTGGCACGGAAGTTAAGGTTGTTTTGGAATATAATCCACCCGGTGGAGCATTGGGAGCTACCGTAGCTAAACTTTTTGGTGAAGAACCAGAACAACAAATTGGTGATGAATTGCGCCGCTTCAAGATGCTAATGGAAACAGGCGAAATCGCCACCAACGAAGGCCAACCTTCTGGACACAAGTAG
- the shc gene encoding squalene--hopene cyclase: MQTQDRVKVNQIADAIAASQEYLLSIQNSAGYWWAELESNVTITSEAVLLHKIWGTDQTRPLHKVEAYLRQEQRQHGGWELYYGDGGELSTSVEAYMALRLLGVPANDPAMIRAQAFILQRGGISKTRIFTKLHLALIGCYNWRGIPSLPAWVMLLPKAFPVNIYEMSSWARSSTVPLLIVCDRKPIFLSDSAINLDELYVEGVDRVRWELPRSGDWTDLFLTLDQGFKLAESLNLVPFREEGIKAAEKWILERQEATGDWGGIIPAMLNSMLALRCLDYDRSDPIVERGLQAIDNFVIETENSYRVQPCVSPVWDTAWAMRALVESGFAPDHPAVVKAGEWLLQKQILDYGDWAVKNRQGKPGAWAFEFDNRFYPDVDDSAVVVMALHLAKLPNEKIKQAAIARAVNWIASMQCKLGGWAAFDLDNDQDWLNSIPYGDLKAMIDPNTADVTARVVEMLGACDLSIDSDNLERSLTYLLREQEIEGCWFGRWGVNYIYGTSGVLSALALIDPQRHKLSIERGAAWLVECQNPDGGWGETCRSYDDPSLKGKGNSTASQTAWALIGILAAGEATGKLAFKAIEQGIGYLMATQQPDGTWFEADFTGTGFPCHFYLKYHLYQQYFPLIALGRYQAVMGLTNLSLS, translated from the coding sequence ATGCAAACACAAGACAGGGTAAAAGTCAATCAAATTGCAGATGCGATCGCAGCCAGTCAAGAATATCTGCTTTCGATTCAAAATTCGGCAGGTTACTGGTGGGCAGAATTAGAATCTAATGTCACCATCACTTCTGAAGCCGTCCTTTTACATAAGATTTGGGGAACAGACCAAACCAGACCTTTACACAAAGTTGAAGCATATCTGCGTCAAGAGCAACGGCAGCATGGCGGCTGGGAACTTTATTATGGTGATGGCGGAGAACTTAGCACTTCGGTTGAAGCCTACATGGCGCTGAGGCTGCTAGGTGTACCAGCAAACGATCCGGCAATGATTCGGGCGCAAGCTTTTATTCTCCAACGGGGTGGTATCAGCAAAACTCGAATTTTTACCAAGTTGCACCTAGCCTTGATTGGCTGCTACAACTGGCGCGGTATTCCCTCGCTACCAGCTTGGGTGATGCTGTTGCCAAAAGCTTTCCCTGTCAATATCTACGAGATGTCTAGCTGGGCACGTTCCAGCACAGTACCATTACTGATTGTATGCGATCGCAAACCGATTTTTCTCTCTGACTCAGCTATCAACCTAGATGAGCTATATGTTGAAGGTGTTGATCGAGTCCGGTGGGAATTACCCCGAAGTGGCGATTGGACAGATTTATTTCTCACCCTCGATCAAGGATTCAAGTTGGCAGAAAGCCTGAATTTAGTCCCCTTCCGCGAAGAAGGCATCAAAGCCGCCGAAAAATGGATTTTAGAACGGCAAGAAGCGACAGGCGACTGGGGTGGCATTATTCCGGCGATGCTGAATTCAATGCTGGCTTTGCGCTGTCTGGATTATGACCGCAGCGATCCGATTGTGGAAAGAGGTTTGCAAGCAATTGATAACTTTGTCATTGAAACCGAGAATAGCTATCGGGTACAGCCTTGTGTTTCACCGGTTTGGGATACAGCTTGGGCAATGCGTGCTTTGGTAGAATCCGGTTTTGCACCAGATCATCCGGCTGTGGTAAAGGCTGGAGAATGGTTATTACAAAAACAAATTTTGGATTACGGAGATTGGGCTGTCAAAAATCGCCAGGGAAAACCAGGGGCTTGGGCTTTTGAGTTTGACAATCGGTTTTATCCCGATGTCGATGACTCGGCGGTGGTGGTGATGGCTCTACATTTGGCTAAACTCCCTAATGAAAAAATTAAGCAGGCTGCGATCGCACGGGCAGTAAACTGGATTGCATCTATGCAATGTAAACTAGGCGGTTGGGCTGCCTTTGATTTGGACAATGACCAAGATTGGCTCAACTCTATTCCTTATGGTGACTTGAAAGCGATGATCGATCCAAACACCGCAGATGTTACGGCTAGAGTCGTAGAAATGCTTGGTGCTTGTGATTTGTCAATTGATAGTGATAATTTGGAGCGATCGCTAACTTATCTTTTACGCGAACAAGAAATCGAAGGCTGTTGGTTTGGTCGTTGGGGTGTAAATTATATTTACGGCACGAGTGGCGTTTTATCAGCCTTGGCGTTAATTGATCCTCAAAGGCATAAACTCAGTATAGAACGGGGAGCAGCTTGGTTAGTGGAATGCCAAAACCCAGATGGGGGTTGGGGTGAGACTTGTCGCAGCTATGATGATCCTAGTCTCAAAGGAAAAGGAAATAGTACTGCATCTCAAACCGCTTGGGCTTTAATTGGCATCTTGGCAGCAGGTGAAGCAACTGGTAAATTAGCTTTTAAGGCTATTGAACAAGGAATTGGCTATTTAATGGCAACTCAACAGCCTGATGGTACTTGGTTTGAGGCAGACTTTACAGGGACTGGATTTCCTTGCCATTTCTATCTCAAATATCATCTGTATCAACAATACTTTCCTTTAATCGCGCTAGGTCGTTATCAAGCAGTTATGGGTTTGACAAACCTCTCCCTGTCTTGA